A section of the Bacillus thermozeamaize genome encodes:
- a CDS encoding excinuclease ABC subunit B — protein sequence MDRFQLVSEYEPKGDQPEAIAKLVDGIRKGKKYQTLLGATGTGKTLTMAHVIAQVNKPTLVIAHNKTLAAQLCSEFKEFFPHNAVEYFVSYYDYYQPEAYIPQTDTYIEKDASINDEIDKLRHSATSALFERRDVIIVASVSCIYGLGDPAEYRSLVLSLRVGMERSRNEVLRALVDIQYERNDIDFTRGTFRVRGDVLEIFPASRSEQAVRVEFFGDEIERITEIDVLTGEIIGEREHVAIFPASHFVTSEPVMRRALERIEKELEERLAELRAAGKLLEAQRLEQRTRYDMEMMREMGYCPGIENYSLHLTGREPGSTPYTLLDYFPKDFLILIDESHVTLPQLRGMYNGDRARKEVLIEHGFRLPSAADNRPLKFEEFERHINQIIFVSATPGEYELEKAPDVVEQIIRPTGLVDPEVEVRPIAGQIDDLISEINKRVERDERVLITTLTKRMAEDLTDYLKEVGIRVRYMHSEIKTLERMQILRDLRLGEFDVLVGINLLREGLDLPEVSLVAILDADKEGFLRAERSLIQTIGRAARNANGKVIMYADQITESMRRAIDETNRRRAIQMAYNEKHGITPQTVKKAVRDVIEAVKVAEQKADYLDERRFKELARKDREQLLARLEAEMKEAARNLMFERAAELRDLIIELKGELKPLKGQREPKRGNKVAGE from the coding sequence ATGGACCGATTCCAGCTGGTATCCGAATACGAACCGAAAGGCGACCAGCCAGAAGCGATTGCCAAACTGGTCGACGGGATCCGGAAGGGCAAGAAATATCAGACCTTGCTCGGCGCGACGGGGACCGGGAAGACGCTGACCATGGCCCACGTCATCGCCCAGGTAAACAAGCCGACGCTGGTGATTGCGCACAACAAGACGCTGGCTGCCCAGCTTTGCAGCGAGTTCAAGGAGTTTTTTCCACACAATGCGGTGGAATACTTTGTAAGTTATTACGATTATTACCAACCCGAAGCTTACATTCCGCAAACCGACACTTACATTGAAAAGGATGCCAGCATCAACGACGAGATTGACAAGCTCAGACACTCGGCTACCAGCGCCCTGTTTGAGCGGCGCGACGTGATCATTGTGGCCAGTGTCTCTTGTATCTATGGCTTGGGAGATCCGGCGGAGTACCGGAGTTTGGTCCTCTCCCTGCGCGTCGGCATGGAACGCAGCCGCAACGAGGTGTTGCGCGCGTTGGTGGATATTCAATACGAACGGAACGACATCGACTTCACCCGCGGCACCTTTCGGGTGCGGGGGGATGTGCTGGAGATTTTTCCAGCCTCCCGCAGTGAGCAGGCGGTACGGGTGGAGTTTTTTGGCGATGAAATCGAACGGATTACCGAGATCGATGTGTTGACGGGCGAGATCATCGGCGAGCGGGAACACGTGGCCATCTTCCCGGCGTCACACTTCGTCACCTCCGAGCCGGTGATGCGCCGGGCGCTGGAGCGCATTGAAAAGGAACTGGAGGAGCGCCTGGCGGAACTGCGGGCGGCCGGAAAGCTGCTCGAGGCGCAGCGTCTGGAGCAGCGGACGCGGTATGACATGGAGATGATGCGGGAGATGGGTTATTGTCCGGGGATTGAAAACTATTCCCTGCACCTGACCGGCCGCGAACCGGGGTCTACCCCGTATACCTTGCTTGATTACTTTCCGAAAGATTTTCTTATTTTGATCGACGAATCGCATGTGACGCTGCCGCAGTTGCGGGGGATGTACAACGGCGACCGGGCCCGCAAGGAGGTGCTGATCGAACACGGTTTTCGCCTGCCGTCGGCGGCCGACAACCGGCCCCTGAAGTTTGAGGAGTTTGAACGGCACATCAACCAGATCATCTTTGTCTCGGCCACGCCGGGAGAGTATGAGCTGGAGAAGGCGCCGGATGTGGTGGAGCAGATCATCCGGCCCACCGGCTTGGTCGACCCGGAGGTGGAGGTGCGTCCCATCGCCGGGCAGATTGACGATTTGATCAGCGAGATCAACAAGCGCGTGGAGCGGGATGAGCGGGTTCTGATCACGACGCTGACCAAGCGCATGGCGGAGGATTTGACCGATTATCTGAAAGAGGTCGGGATTCGCGTCCGCTACATGCACTCGGAGATCAAGACGCTGGAGCGGATGCAGATTCTGCGTGACCTGCGGCTGGGCGAGTTTGACGTCCTGGTTGGGATCAACCTGCTGCGGGAAGGATTGGATCTGCCCGAGGTATCGCTGGTGGCGATCCTGGATGCGGACAAGGAAGGTTTCTTGCGGGCAGAGCGGTCGCTCATTCAGACCATCGGACGGGCCGCGCGAAACGCCAACGGCAAGGTGATCATGTACGCCGATCAGATCACCGAGTCGATGCGCCGCGCGATTGATGAGACCAACCGCCGCCGGGCGATCCAAATGGCGTACAACGAAAAACACGGGATCACGCCGCAGACGGTGAAAAAGGCGGTCCGGGACGTGATTGAAGCGGTCAAGGTGGCCGAGCAGAAGGCAGATTACCTTGACGAGCGGCGGTTCAAGGAGCTGGCCAGGAAAGATCGCGAGCAGCTCTTGGCCCGTCTGGAGGCGGAGATGAAAGAGGCGGCGCGCAACCTGATGTTTGAGCGGGCTGCTGAACTGCGCGACCTGATTATTGAACTGAAGGGCGAGTTGAAACCCCTGAAAGGCCAGCGGGAGCCAAAGCGCGGCAATAAAGTGGCCGGAGAGTGA
- a CDS encoding excinuclease ABC subunit A, with product MRQDKIVVKGARVHNLKNVDVEIPREKLVVFTGLSGSGKSSLAFDTIYAEGQRRYVESLSAYARQFLGQMDKPDVDMIEGLSPAISIDQKTTSRNPRSTVGTVTEIYDYLRLLFARIGRPHCPEHGIEITSQTVEQMVDRLLSYPERTRLQILAPLVQGRKGEHVRLLEEVRRQGFVRVRVDGEIRDLSESIQLEKNKKHTIEVVVDRIVLKPDVASRLADSLETALQAGDGRVLVDVMGHEEILFSQKLACPICGFSLPELSPRMFSFNSPYGACPACDGIGSQMEVDVDLVIPDPSMTLAEGAIAPWVGSSSNYYPQLLAAACAHFGIDMHRPVQELPKEQLDKILYGAPDELIRFRFENDFGQVREARIPFEGVIPNLSRRYRETTSEMVREQIEGYMSIRPCPACQGKRLKPEVLAVQVGGRNIAWVTERSIREALEFFSELELSDKERQIAHLILKEIRSRLQFLDNVGLDYLTLSRSAGTLSGGEAQRIRLATQVGSRLTGVLYVLDEPSIGLHQRDNDRLLNTLKEMRDLGNTLIVVEHDEDTIRAADYIVDIGPGAGAHGGQVVACGTPEEVMQSPDSLTGQYLSGRRFIPVPLSRRKPGEKWLVVKGASENNLQEIDVHLPLGLFICVTGVSGSGKSTLVNEIIRKALARILHRAKEKPGAHRAIEGVGHLDKVIDIDQSPIGRTPRSNPATYTGVFDDIRELFAQTQEARVRGYKKGRFSFNIKGGRCEACRGDGIIKIEMHFLPDVYIPCEVCRGKRYNRETLEVRYKGKSIADVLEMTVEEALDFFRNHPRIQRKLQTLHDVGLGYMKLGQPATTLSGGEAQRVKLASELYKRSNGRTLYILDEPTTGLHVADVDRLLNVLQRLVENGDTVLVIEHNLDVIKTADYLIDLGPEGGDRGGNLVACGTPEEVAEHPTSYTGRYLKPILERDRRRTEERLEQLVGMSTG from the coding sequence ATGAGACAGGACAAAATAGTCGTCAAAGGGGCACGTGTGCACAACCTGAAAAACGTGGACGTGGAGATTCCGCGTGAAAAGCTTGTGGTTTTCACCGGCCTCAGCGGTTCAGGCAAGTCCTCGCTGGCCTTTGACACGATTTATGCCGAAGGGCAGCGCCGTTACGTGGAATCCCTGTCCGCTTATGCCCGGCAGTTTCTCGGGCAGATGGACAAGCCGGATGTGGACATGATCGAGGGATTGTCCCCGGCCATCTCCATCGATCAGAAGACGACCAGCCGCAACCCCCGTTCCACCGTCGGCACGGTGACCGAGATTTATGACTACCTGCGTTTGCTTTTCGCCCGCATCGGACGGCCTCACTGTCCTGAGCACGGCATCGAAATCACCTCCCAGACGGTGGAGCAGATGGTGGACCGGCTTCTGTCCTATCCGGAACGGACGCGCCTGCAAATCCTGGCGCCGCTGGTGCAGGGCCGCAAAGGGGAACATGTCCGGCTGCTGGAGGAGGTGCGCAGGCAGGGGTTTGTCCGTGTCCGGGTGGACGGCGAGATCCGTGACCTGAGCGAATCGATTCAGCTGGAGAAAAACAAGAAACACACCATTGAAGTGGTGGTTGACCGGATCGTCCTGAAGCCGGACGTGGCCAGCCGCCTGGCCGATTCGCTGGAAACGGCGCTGCAGGCGGGAGACGGGCGGGTGCTGGTGGATGTGATGGGCCACGAGGAAATCCTCTTCAGCCAGAAGCTGGCCTGTCCGATCTGCGGCTTCAGCCTGCCGGAATTGTCGCCGCGGATGTTTTCGTTTAATAGCCCGTACGGCGCCTGTCCGGCCTGTGACGGCATTGGCAGCCAGATGGAGGTGGACGTGGATCTGGTGATTCCCGATCCATCCATGACGCTGGCAGAAGGGGCGATTGCGCCCTGGGTCGGCAGTTCCTCCAACTATTACCCCCAGCTCCTGGCTGCCGCCTGTGCCCACTTCGGCATTGATATGCACCGGCCAGTCCAGGAACTGCCGAAAGAACAGCTGGACAAGATCCTCTATGGCGCCCCGGATGAGCTGATCCGTTTCCGCTTCGAGAATGACTTTGGCCAGGTGCGCGAGGCGCGGATTCCGTTTGAAGGGGTGATTCCCAATCTGAGCCGCAGATACCGGGAGACCACTTCGGAGATGGTGCGCGAGCAGATTGAAGGTTATATGTCGATTCGTCCGTGTCCCGCCTGCCAGGGCAAGCGGCTGAAGCCAGAAGTGTTGGCGGTGCAGGTTGGCGGGCGGAATATTGCTTGGGTGACCGAGCGAAGCATTCGCGAGGCGCTGGAATTTTTTTCTGAACTGGAGCTGAGCGACAAAGAGCGGCAGATTGCGCACCTGATTCTGAAAGAGATCCGCTCCCGGTTGCAATTCCTCGACAACGTCGGGCTGGATTACCTGACGCTGAGCCGTTCGGCGGGCACGCTTTCGGGCGGCGAGGCGCAGCGGATTCGCTTGGCGACACAGGTCGGCTCGCGCTTGACCGGCGTGCTCTATGTGCTGGATGAACCCAGCATCGGCCTGCATCAGCGGGATAACGACCGGCTGCTGAACACGCTGAAGGAAATGCGTGACCTGGGGAACACCTTGATTGTGGTGGAACATGACGAGGATACGATCCGGGCGGCCGATTACATTGTGGACATCGGCCCGGGCGCGGGGGCGCACGGTGGCCAGGTGGTTGCCTGCGGCACCCCGGAAGAGGTGATGCAATCCCCGGACTCCCTGACCGGGCAGTACCTGAGTGGCCGCCGCTTTATTCCCGTCCCGCTGAGCCGCCGAAAGCCCGGTGAGAAGTGGCTGGTGGTGAAGGGGGCGAGCGAAAACAACCTGCAGGAAATCGATGTTCACCTGCCGCTTGGCCTGTTTATCTGTGTCACCGGTGTCTCCGGATCGGGAAAAAGCACGCTGGTCAACGAGATCATACGCAAGGCGCTGGCCCGCATCCTGCATCGGGCAAAGGAGAAGCCGGGAGCGCACCGGGCGATCGAAGGCGTCGGACACCTGGACAAAGTCATCGACATCGATCAGTCGCCGATCGGCCGTACGCCCCGTTCCAACCCGGCCACTTACACCGGTGTGTTTGATGACATCCGTGAGCTGTTTGCCCAGACGCAGGAAGCGCGCGTACGCGGTTACAAGAAGGGGCGTTTCAGCTTCAACATCAAGGGAGGCCGTTGTGAAGCATGCCGGGGGGACGGGATTATCAAGATCGAGATGCACTTTCTGCCAGATGTGTACATTCCCTGTGAAGTGTGCCGCGGCAAGCGCTATAACCGGGAAACGCTGGAGGTGCGCTATAAGGGCAAGTCGATTGCCGATGTGTTGGAAATGACGGTGGAAGAGGCGCTGGACTTTTTCCGGAACCACCCGCGGATCCAACGAAAGTTGCAGACCCTCCATGATGTCGGCCTCGGATACATGAAGCTCGGACAGCCGGCAACGACCCTCTCAGGCGGGGAAGCGCAGCGGGTCAAGCTGGCCTCGGAGCTGTACAAGCGCAGCAACGGCCGGACGCTGTACATCCTTGATGAACCGACGACCGGCCTGCATGTGGCCGATGTGGATCGGCTCCTGAATGTGCTGCAGCGGCTGGTGGAGAATGGCGATACCGTGCTCGTGATCGAACACAACCTGGACGTGATCAAGACGGCCGACTACCTGATCGACCTGGGTCCGGAGGGTGGCGATCGCGGGGGGAATCTGGTGGCCTGCGGAACCCCGGAAGAGGTGGCCGAACACCCGACTTCCTATACGGGGCGCTATCTGAAGCCAATTCTGGAACGGGATCGGCGCCGGACGGAAGAACGATTGGAACAGCTGGTGGGCATGTCCACCGGCTGA
- a CDS encoding aldehyde dehydrogenase, with the protein MRKYQMYIDGQWCDSSSGETMVSIDPGNGEPLAEVPRGTAEDVAKAVAAARKAFESPAWSDIPPVERGRFLFKMAERIRGRKEELARLESLDTGKPISQARTDVEVAARYCEYYGSVADKLLGETIPIRPDVLDYTLREPLGVSAQIIPWNYPIQIAMRGIAPALATGNTVVVKPAEDTPMTALEVARIAEEIGLPAGVLNVVTGYGPEAGAALAGHPDINQLTFTGSVATGTQVMKAAAENVVPVTLELGGKSPNIVFADADLEEAAAWVVRSITQNAGQTCSAGSRLLVQKSIHEPFVRRVVEKMEQLTLGHGLSDPDVGPIISKKQLDRILGYMKVVKEEGSVILTGGEVATEGELSKGFFFKPTVIDKVKPQDRLACEEVFGPVLSVLTFETAEEAIHLANSTEYGLVAAIWTTNIHTAHYLAQKIRAGQIFINNYGAGGGVEMPFGGYRKSGFGREKGLEALRYYTQVKNVALRFNRGSQA; encoded by the coding sequence ATGAGAAAATATCAAATGTACATTGACGGCCAGTGGTGTGACAGCTCAAGCGGGGAGACAATGGTCAGCATCGATCCGGGCAATGGCGAGCCGCTGGCTGAAGTTCCGCGCGGCACAGCCGAGGACGTTGCGAAAGCGGTCGCCGCCGCACGCAAAGCCTTTGAATCGCCGGCATGGAGCGACATCCCGCCGGTCGAGCGGGGAAGATTCCTCTTTAAGATGGCGGAACGGATTCGCGGCCGCAAAGAGGAATTGGCCCGCCTGGAATCTCTGGACACGGGCAAACCCATCTCCCAAGCCCGCACCGACGTGGAAGTGGCGGCCCGGTACTGTGAATATTACGGCAGTGTGGCCGACAAGCTGCTCGGCGAAACGATCCCCATCCGCCCGGATGTTCTGGACTACACGCTGCGGGAACCGCTGGGCGTCTCGGCGCAGATCATTCCCTGGAACTATCCGATACAGATCGCCATGAGGGGGATCGCCCCGGCGCTGGCCACAGGCAACACGGTGGTGGTAAAGCCGGCGGAAGACACGCCGATGACCGCCCTGGAGGTGGCCAGGATTGCAGAGGAAATCGGGCTTCCCGCAGGCGTGCTGAACGTCGTTACGGGATACGGACCGGAAGCGGGAGCGGCGCTGGCCGGCCATCCCGACATCAATCAGCTGACCTTCACCGGTTCGGTCGCCACCGGCACGCAAGTGATGAAGGCAGCCGCCGAAAACGTGGTACCCGTCACGCTGGAGCTGGGCGGGAAGTCCCCCAACATTGTCTTTGCCGATGCCGATCTGGAAGAGGCGGCCGCCTGGGTGGTCCGCTCCATTACCCAGAACGCCGGCCAGACCTGTTCGGCCGGTTCCCGTCTGCTCGTCCAAAAATCGATTCACGAGCCATTTGTCCGGCGGGTTGTGGAAAAGATGGAGCAGTTGACGCTGGGCCACGGACTGTCCGATCCGGATGTGGGGCCCATTATTTCGAAGAAGCAGCTGGATCGCATCCTCGGCTATATGAAGGTGGTCAAAGAGGAGGGTTCGGTGATCCTCACTGGCGGCGAGGTGGCCACCGAAGGTGAATTGTCCAAAGGATTCTTTTTCAAGCCGACGGTGATTGACAAGGTCAAGCCGCAGGACCGGCTGGCCTGTGAAGAGGTTTTCGGCCCTGTCCTGTCGGTTCTCACTTTCGAGACGGCCGAGGAAGCCATCCATCTGGCCAACAGCACAGAATACGGACTGGTGGCTGCGATTTGGACAACCAACATCCATACCGCCCACTACCTGGCCCAAAAAATCCGGGCCGGGCAGATTTTCATCAACAACTACGGGGCGGGCGGCGGCGTCGAAATGCCGTTCGGCGGTTACCGCAAGAGCGGGTTTGGCCGTGAAAAAGGTCTGGAAGCATTGCGCTACTACACACAGGTCAAAAACGTGGCGCTCCGGTTTAACAGGGGCAGCCAGGCTTAA
- a CDS encoding aminotransferase, which translates to MGTTLALKEADRRYYLHPTSSIKDHFHHGPKLILERGEGVYVYDTQGKRYIDGLSSLWNVNVGHGRRELAEVAFNQMRQLAYSSSFNNFSHEPVIRLAEKLASITPGDLNVTFFTSGGSESNDTAFKLVRYYFKLKGEPHRFKIIARNKGYHGIAMGSTSATGIPAFREMAGPLAEGFLHVPAPHCYHCELNLTPPDCQLACAAQSIRRLIEKEGPETVAAIILEPIQGAGGVIVPPAGYFREVRKICDEYGILLIADEVITGFGRTGKWFGMLHEGVQADIMTIAKGITSGYVPLGGVVISERMHAELAALSSGVMAHGYTYSGHPTACAVALENIAIIEREHLVENAAKMGELLRRRLDELKAQSPIVGHVMSRGLLASLDLVRDKTTKELFDPDSGIAFKVADAALRRGLIVRAIAIQGSQIVAMAPPLIINAAQIEEMVAILAEAIDEVAAQI; encoded by the coding sequence ATGGGTACGACATTGGCACTGAAAGAAGCGGACAGACGATACTATTTGCACCCGACAAGCTCCATCAAGGACCATTTCCATCACGGCCCGAAACTGATTTTGGAACGCGGTGAAGGCGTTTACGTGTATGACACCCAAGGCAAGCGTTACATCGACGGCCTTTCTTCCCTCTGGAACGTCAACGTGGGGCATGGACGCCGGGAACTGGCCGAAGTAGCATTCAACCAGATGCGTCAGCTGGCTTACAGCTCTTCCTTCAACAATTTTAGCCATGAACCGGTCATCCGCCTGGCGGAAAAGCTGGCTTCCATCACGCCCGGGGATCTGAATGTCACCTTTTTTACATCCGGCGGTTCAGAATCCAATGACACGGCATTTAAGCTGGTCCGGTATTATTTCAAATTGAAAGGCGAACCACACCGCTTCAAAATCATCGCCAGGAACAAGGGGTATCACGGCATCGCCATGGGCTCCACCAGCGCCACCGGCATTCCTGCTTTCCGGGAGATGGCCGGCCCATTGGCCGAGGGGTTTCTGCACGTGCCCGCTCCCCACTGCTATCACTGTGAACTCAATTTGACGCCGCCGGATTGTCAGCTGGCCTGTGCAGCTCAAAGCATCCGCCGGTTGATTGAAAAAGAAGGTCCGGAAACCGTGGCGGCGATCATTCTTGAACCCATTCAGGGAGCGGGCGGGGTCATCGTTCCGCCGGCAGGGTATTTTCGGGAAGTGCGCAAGATTTGTGATGAATACGGCATCCTCCTCATCGCTGATGAGGTGATCACCGGCTTCGGCCGGACCGGCAAATGGTTCGGCATGCTGCACGAAGGCGTGCAGGCCGACATCATGACCATTGCCAAAGGCATCACCAGCGGCTATGTTCCGCTGGGAGGAGTGGTCATCAGCGAACGAATGCACGCCGAACTGGCCGCGCTCTCCAGCGGAGTGATGGCACACGGTTACACGTACAGCGGACATCCGACCGCCTGTGCGGTGGCACTTGAAAACATTGCCATCATCGAGCGCGAGCACCTGGTTGAAAACGCCGCCAAAATGGGCGAATTGCTGCGGCGGCGCTTGGATGAGTTGAAAGCACAGTCACCCATTGTCGGCCATGTGATGTCAAGAGGCCTGCTGGCTTCTCTCGATCTGGTCCGTGACAAAACGACGAAAGAACTTTTTGATCCCGACTCCGGCATCGCCTTTAAGGTGGCGGACGCGGCATTGAGGCGAGGACTGATTGTCCGTGCCATCGCCATTCAAGGTTCCCAGATTGTGGCCATGGCCCCGCCGTTAATCATCAATGCGGCGCAAATTGAAGAAATGGTGGCGATTCTGGCCGAGGCAATTGATGAAGTTGCCGCGCAAATCTAA
- a CDS encoding alanine dehydrogenase: MIIGIPKEIKNNEFRVAVTPAGVHQLTQAGHQVILERSAGAGIGFSDEDYRAAGARIADRETVWREAEMVMKVKEPLPEEYPYFRKGLILFAYLHLAAAGDLVFELMKSGVHAVAYETIQLDDGSLPLLMPMSEVAGRMAVQIGARFLEKSHGGKGILLGGVPGVKPGHVVIIGGGIVGTNAAKMALGMRARVTILENSPKRLRELDDLFHGQINALMSNPYNIASAVKEADLLIGAVLLPGARAPKLVTEQMVSQMQPGSVIVDVAVDQGGCIETVDRVTTHDNPVYEKHGVLHYAVPNIPAAVPYTSTIALTNATLPYALQIANEGLEKAIQSNKALRKGLNVTGGRVVNPAVAEAFQLETHPIA, from the coding sequence GTGATTATCGGCATTCCCAAGGAGATCAAAAACAACGAATTCCGTGTCGCTGTGACGCCTGCCGGTGTCCATCAGCTGACCCAGGCCGGGCACCAGGTGATTCTGGAGCGGTCGGCCGGCGCCGGCATCGGGTTTTCCGACGAGGATTACCGTGCCGCGGGGGCACGGATTGCCGACCGGGAAACCGTCTGGCGGGAAGCCGAGATGGTGATGAAGGTCAAAGAACCGCTTCCCGAAGAATATCCATATTTCAGGAAAGGGTTGATCCTGTTCGCCTATCTTCACCTGGCTGCCGCGGGCGACCTGGTTTTTGAACTGATGAAAAGCGGCGTCCATGCGGTGGCCTATGAAACCATCCAGTTGGACGACGGATCGCTCCCTTTGCTGATGCCGATGAGCGAAGTGGCCGGACGCATGGCGGTGCAGATCGGCGCGAGGTTTCTTGAGAAAAGTCACGGCGGAAAAGGCATCCTGCTGGGGGGCGTGCCCGGGGTCAAGCCGGGGCATGTGGTGATCATCGGCGGCGGGATTGTGGGAACCAACGCGGCCAAAATGGCGCTCGGCATGCGCGCGCGGGTGACGATTTTGGAGAATTCGCCAAAAAGGCTGCGCGAACTGGATGACTTGTTTCATGGACAAATCAACGCCCTGATGTCCAACCCTTACAACATCGCATCGGCGGTCAAAGAGGCTGACCTCTTAATCGGGGCGGTGCTGCTCCCCGGGGCGAGAGCCCCCAAGCTGGTGACAGAACAAATGGTCAGCCAGATGCAGCCGGGGTCGGTCATCGTGGATGTGGCCGTCGACCAAGGCGGGTGCATCGAGACGGTAGACCGGGTCACCACGCATGACAACCCTGTCTATGAAAAACACGGCGTGCTTCATTATGCGGTGCCCAACATCCCTGCCGCCGTACCGTATACGTCAACCATCGCCCTGACCAATGCCACCTTGCCCTATGCCCTTCAGATTGCCAACGAAGGCTTGGAAAAAGCCATCCAATCCAACAAGGCGTTGCGGAAAGGGCTGAATGTCACCGGCGGCCGCGTTGTCAATCCTGCCGTGGCCGAGGCATTCCAGTTGGAGACCCATCCGATCGCGTAA
- a CDS encoding methylhydantoinase: MTNVKTVNNKVKLDPVTFEVLKNGFINLVDQMAEQILRTCYSFVIYNRDFSSALCDADGNTVMQGTQDISVHVGTLHLTAKAVIEDFGDDIHPGDVFLVNDPYRGGTHFNDVRVIRPVFYNDKLIAFMQSNGHWADMGGSVPGSFDINSKDHYGEGVRIPPVRIWSKGKYLSDVANLIVSNMRVPEERLGDLRAQAEATKVAEKQLIRLVEKYGLDTVLTAFEEVQDYVERLTRAKLKELPNGTWETVDYIDMDPELGDGLIPIHVKMTIKDGEIYYDLEGSHPYIGCFLNSAFGSTLSALYAGTKTFFPDVPLNSGFYRVIHTHLPENSVVNAPWPVAVTGFCSGAYEKIMNACFELWSNIIPERALACSFNLEYLLIGGWDKRANYDRYFMWYDWMAGGHGGRSDRDGANALSPVFGLGLSIQPCEGQERLSPVITTKHEIIPDSGGPGKYRGGCGVEKGGILTKVKDTVMSYCCDRSRSVTWGLFGGLPSYPHGAWLNPGKENEQFLGAIFSNVKVKEGDSFTRPSAGGGGLGDPLQRSPEAVLEDVIDGYVSIERAEKDYGVVIREIDRDLDQYEIDMEATQRTREYIRNNRKKWLNEDINVVYEMYKKGEIDKLDLIRRYGVIVDFKNDTVLKKSTQQFREMLQKRSVAYWD, from the coding sequence ATGACTAATGTTAAAACTGTTAACAACAAAGTCAAACTAGACCCAGTAACGTTCGAAGTATTGAAAAACGGTTTTATCAACTTGGTTGATCAAATGGCGGAACAAATACTGAGAACTTGTTATTCCTTTGTGATTTATAACCGAGATTTCAGTTCTGCTTTGTGTGACGCAGATGGGAACACAGTCATGCAGGGAACGCAAGACATTTCCGTTCATGTGGGAACCTTGCATCTGACAGCAAAAGCGGTGATTGAGGACTTTGGAGACGACATTCATCCGGGTGACGTGTTTCTTGTAAATGACCCATACAGAGGTGGCACCCATTTTAATGATGTGCGGGTCATCCGTCCAGTTTTTTACAACGATAAATTGATCGCTTTTATGCAGTCGAATGGTCACTGGGCGGATATGGGTGGTTCGGTACCAGGATCTTTTGATATTAATTCGAAAGACCATTATGGTGAGGGTGTACGTATTCCGCCCGTACGAATTTGGAGCAAGGGAAAATATTTATCAGATGTTGCTAATCTTATCGTTTCTAATATGCGTGTACCAGAAGAACGATTAGGAGATTTGCGCGCCCAAGCTGAAGCAACAAAGGTAGCAGAAAAACAATTAATCCGACTTGTGGAAAAATACGGGTTGGATACCGTCTTAACGGCATTTGAAGAAGTGCAGGACTATGTAGAAAGACTAACGAGGGCTAAATTGAAAGAATTACCAAACGGAACTTGGGAGACGGTGGATTACATCGATATGGATCCTGAATTGGGAGACGGTTTAATTCCGATCCATGTCAAAATGACGATCAAAGATGGCGAGATTTATTATGATCTGGAAGGTTCGCATCCGTATATCGGATGTTTCTTGAATTCCGCATTTGGCTCTACTCTATCTGCCCTTTATGCGGGAACAAAAACATTTTTCCCAGATGTACCGCTCAACTCAGGATTCTATCGAGTCATTCACACCCATTTACCCGAAAACTCGGTGGTAAATGCGCCTTGGCCAGTGGCCGTGACCGGATTTTGTTCTGGGGCCTATGAGAAAATTATGAACGCCTGCTTTGAACTTTGGTCAAATATCATCCCTGAAAGAGCCCTCGCCTGCTCGTTTAACTTGGAATACCTTTTAATTGGGGGTTGGGACAAACGAGCAAATTATGACCGTTATTTTATGTGGTATGACTGGATGGCCGGAGGGCACGGAGGACGCAGCGATCGCGACGGTGCCAATGCCCTTTCACCTGTATTTGGTCTCGGGTTGAGCATTCAGCCTTGTGAAGGTCAGGAACGACTTTCCCCCGTCATTACCACAAAGCATGAGATTATCCCCGATTCAGGAGGGCCAGGAAAATACCGTGGTGGATGCGGGGTAGAAAAGGGAGGCATCCTGACCAAAGTGAAAGATACAGTGATGTCCTATTGTTGCGATCGTTCCCGCTCCGTAACCTGGGGGTTATTTGGAGGACTGCCATCCTATCCCCACGGGGCGTGGTTAAATCCAGGAAAAGAAAACGAACAGTTTTTAGGCGCCATTTTTTCCAATGTAAAAGTAAAAGAAGGAGACAGTTTCACGCGTCCGTCAGCCGGTGGCGGAGGCTTGGGAGACCCCTTACAGCGATCTCCTGAGGCGGTTTTGGAAGATGTGATTGATGGATACGTCTCCATTGAACGAGCGGAAAAAGATTACGGCGTGGTAATTAGAGAAATTGACAGAGACCTGGATCAATATGAGATCGATATGGAGGCCACCCAGCGGACACGTGAATATATCCGTAACAACCGGAAAAAATGGCTAAACGAAGATATCAATGTGGTATATGAGATGTACAAAAAGGGCGAAATCGACAAGTTAGATCTCATTCGACGTTATGGAGTCATCGTTGATTTTAAGAATGATACAGTTTTGAAAAAATCAACTCAGCAATTTCGGGAAATGTTGCAAAAACGTTCAGTTGCATATTGGGATTAA